One Branchiostoma floridae strain S238N-H82 chromosome 15, Bfl_VNyyK, whole genome shotgun sequence DNA window includes the following coding sequences:
- the LOC118431386 gene encoding uncharacterized protein KIAA0754-like, which yields MTGKCSKCRVVACQRCKPPRSRSRRKRRPPIKVRLPSKTWKVDVAILVLSIGPAVVTSSAVPVETAGASNPPDFCPTEPTYPHPFISRLQCKLCAPGQYVEHHCTSTTSSQSSCVACPPRKYQPCPSSNIRCHPCSDCGDFLVDDGRFGPPREPCSPTQDNICHCPQDKYWSLEDPGCKMTNSCGPGEGVAHQATYKSDTVCITCQDGFYSNETSHVQVCAECRRCEEEGLETLQPCSTTSDAVCSTDGSSAPPSPDPLPSSQIQDAGLEWWKIFLIALAATCLLVGIILLIIWKRRRNGAVPNNTANCAAQVNVTYNTRNGVVYTAVSQGPFNSAVPATIPANAAVPGAAVPPSANGAVLVAAVHPSANGAVPGAAHPPSSANGAVPGAAHPPSSANGAVPGAAIPPFSNAAISSCSANGAVPSTAVRPSSANGVVSGAAVPLASQNGVAIPSSSVNGAIHGAVPYPPSCVAVPPPSANGAAYAAVFDGIRSEQQKDNCNPAAQNSSAIIGQPSSAVIGQQPSSAMQCEQPESNANSWPARSASTDQPQCSAVPRQLVSIQQPSSAAGSGQPSTTITACQPSSAVYSAVPSAGPTRSQNMQQGADGSNNDSANPDSWTDPKATIQGCPVPDTHDPEGNTKDLNQKDAHDAVEELPVHNNRSRSSSRDVDAVQDSKDPPNNADDALEKEAREPVQDTELEGAAGPLQARQGPYGSSNENIPAAAVTHR from the exons ATGACTGGCAAGTGTTCCAAGTGTCGTGTAGTCGCATGTCAGAGGTGTAAACCTCCTCGGTCACGATCACGTCGGAAAAGGCGCCCGCCGATCAAGGTTCGTCTTCCATCCAAGACATGGAAAGTCGACGTCGCCATCTTGGTTCTCAGCATTGGGCCGGCGGTCGTTACGTCCAGTGCGGTTCCTGTGGAG ACTGCAGGTGCTTCCAACCCCCCAGACTTCTGCCCAACAGAACCCACCTATCCTCACCCTTTCATATCTAGATTACAGTGTAAGCTCTGCGCACCAG GTCAGTATGTGGAACACCACTGTACTAGTACCACCAGCAGCCAGAGCTCGTGTGTCGCCTGTCCACCCCGGAAGTACCAGCCGTGCCCCAGCAGTAACATCCGCTGCCACCCCTGCAGTGACTGTGGGGACTTCCTTGTGGATGACGGGAGGTTTGGCCCCCCGCGGGAACCCTGCTCTCCGACCCAGGACAACATCTGCCACTGTCCGCAGGACAAGTACTGGAGCCTGGAAGATCCAGGATGTAAGATGACAAACTCGTGTGGCCCAGGGGAAGGAGTGGCACATCAAG CCACCTACAAGAGTGATACCGTCTGCATCACCTGCCAGGATGGCTTCTACTCCAACGAGACATCTCATGTCCAGGTGTGTGCTGAGTGCAGGAGGTGTGAGGAGGAAGGGTTGGAGACATTACAACCCTGCAGCACAACCAGTGATGCTGTCTGTAGTACCGACGGTAGTAGTGCACCACCCTCACCAG ACCCTCTGCCCTCATCACAAATCCAAGACGCCGGGTTAGAATGGTGGAAGATATTTCTCATTGCATTAGCAGCAACTTGTCTGCTTGTCGGTATTATTCTTTTGATTATATGGAAGAGGAGAAGAAACGGGGCTGTCCCAAACAACACTGCAAATTGTGCTGCTCAGGTCAACGTCACCTACAACACTAGAAATGGAGTTGTTTATACTGCTGTCTCACAGGGCCCTTTCAATTCTGCTGTCCCTGCTACTATACCTGCTAAtgctgctgtccctggtgctgctGTTCCCCCTTCTGCAAATGGTGCTGTCCTTGTTGCTGCTGTTCACCCTTCTGCAAAtggtgctgtccctggtgctgctCATCCCCCTTCTTCTGCAAAtggtgctgtccctggtgctgctCATCCCCCTTCTTCTGCAAAtggtgctgtccctggtgctgctATTCCCCCCTTTTCAAATGCTGCTATCTCCTCTTGTTCTGCAAATGGTGCTGTCCCTAGTACAGCTGTTCGCCCTTCTTCTGCAAATGGTGTTGTCTCTGGTGCTGCTGTCCCACTGGCCTCTCAAAATGGTGTTGCTATCCCATCTTCATCTGTCAATGGTGCCATCCATGGTGCTGTTCCCTATCCTCCTTCCTGTGTTGCTGTCCCCCCACCTTCTGCAAATGGAGCTGCTTATGCTGCTGTATTTGATGGTATTAGATCGGAACAGCAAAAGGACAACTGCAACCCTGCTGCTCAGAATAGCAGTGCTATCATTGGTCAACCGAGCAGTGCTGTCATTGGCCAGCAGCCAAGCAGTGCTATGCAATGTGAACAGCCTGAAAGCAATGCTAACAGCTGGCCAGCCAGGTCAGCTTCAACTGACCAGCCACAGTGCTCAGCAGTTCCCAGACAGCTTGTCAGCATTCAGCAGCCAAGTAGTGCAGCTGGCTCAGGACAGCCATCCACGACCATCACAGCTTGTCAGCCAAGTAGTGCTGTCTACAGTGCTGTCCCCAGTGCTGGTCCAACTAGGAGCCAAAACATGCAGCAGGGAGCTGATGGGTCCAACAATGACAGTGCAAATCCAG ATTCCTGGACTGACCCAAAGGCTACCATTCAAG GATGCCCTGTGCCAGACACCCATGACCCAGAGGGCAACACAAAGGATTTGAATCAAA AGGATGCTCACGATGCTGTTGAGGAACTGCCTGTACACAACAACAGGTCGAGGTCCTCATCAAGAG ATGTTGATGCCGTCCAGGATTCCAAAGACCCACCAAACAATGCAGATGATGCCTTGGAAA AGGAGGCCAGAGAACCTGTACAGGATACAGAACTGGAAGGTGCCGCTGGGCCACTGCAGGCACGTCAGGGTCCCTACGGGTCAAGCAATGAGAACATCCCTGCAGCTGCTGTAACTCACAGATAG
- the LOC118431398 gene encoding kelch-like protein 24 isoform X1, translating to MRIGVLRVTMDDSESVDGSLTTEVSETLGETDERVDGGLECDDSDWHPATFLQRLHELRSEGHMLDVTLCAEGKEIPCHRLVLSAFAEYFHAMFRGGHNESKKDKIEIGGVSAVALQLLVDYAYTSKITVTADNVQSLYEAANMLQVKGVEDRCEEFLTDELSSETCLVTWVLADKVSCKRLLEKAKFCSLKYFEEVCTTEEFLELPVDILKAYLSDSGLHAKKEEQVLEVIMRWAGHDLQQRQRHVKALLECVRFSHVEQDYLKGILKKDRTLSSVPGVKELIQDQSMHARPRHIHQEEILVLGGVKHVMQPEEENNKDIYRLSLNCDCVDISPLPESVVKINGYEACAVNNDVVITVAQSLSECKVWQYKPSLNSCTQLGNLVRKERHLHSVVALQGQVYVVGGITSPSWAPVYDVEVYSETTDSWNLVAPLSLQGGVRDLGITTCCGKIFVFGGRTGHCTLCDQSHITDAVQCYDPTRNVWTFVAPLPNPMQSVMACTVNCKIYLVGGQLAHVLCYDPLEECYVRMTGRLAPWCACGATVCGSDIYIIGGCDRKYSLSETDDDDDYEEVSHAAVQCYNVPSDTMILLKEFPLPISEHISLTIPKL from the exons ATGCGCATAGGTGTCCTACGAGTG ACAATGGACGACAGTGAGTCTGTGGACGGCAGTCTGACTACAGAAGTCAGTGAGACCCTTGGTGAGACGGACGAGAGAGTGGACGGTGGACTTGAGTGTGACGACTCTGACTGGCATCCAGCCACTTTCCTACAGCGGTTACATGAGCTCAGGTCTGAGGGTCACATGTTGGATGTGACTCTGTGTGCTGAAGGGAAGGAGATCCCCTGTCACCGCCTAGTCCTGTCAGCCTTTGCTGAGTACTTCCATGCCATGTTCCGCGGAGGCCACAATGAGAGTAAGAAGGACAAGATAGAGATAGGAGGGGTCAGTGCAGTGGCACTACAGCTGCTAGTGGACTATGCGTACACATCCAAAATCACAGTCACCGCTGATAATGTCCAGTCACTGTATGAGGCAGCTAACATGCTGCAGGTAAAGGGTGTTGAGGACAGGTGTGAAGAGTTTCTGACAGACGAGTTGAGCTCTGAGACATGTTTGGTAACTTGGGTACTGGCAGACAAGGTGTCGTGTAAACGATTGCTAGAGAAGGCAAAATTCTGTTCTCTAAAATACTTTGAAGAAGTCTGCACAACAGAGGAGTTCCTTGAGCTACCTGTGGACATTCTGAAAGCGTACCTCTCAGATAGTGGCCTTCATGCTAAGAAAGAGGAACAAGTGTTGGAAGTGATCATGCGCTGGGCTGGACACGATCTTCAACAGCGACAAAGACATGTCAAGGCGCTCCTTGAGTGTGTTCGTTTCTCACACGTGGAACAAGACTACCTGAAGGGCATTCTGAAGAAAGACAGAACATTGTCAAGTGTTCCTGGAGTCAAGGAACTGATACAGGATCAGTCTATGCACGCTAGACCTCGTCACATCCATCAAGAGGAAATTCTTGTTCTAGGTGGCGTCAAACATGTCATGCAACCAGAGGAAGAGAATAACAAGGACATATACAGACTAAGCCTCAACTGTGATTGTGTTGACATTTCTCCATTGCCCGAATCAGTTGTGAAAATCAACGGATATGAAGCTTGTGCTGTTAACAATGATGTTGTTATAACAGTGGCTCAGTCACTTTCTGAATGCAAAGTATGGCAGTATAAACCCTCTCTCAATTCTTGTACTCAGCTGGGAAACCTTGTTAGGAAAGAGAGACATTTGCATAGTGTAGTAGCTTTACAGGGACAAGTGTATGTAGTTGGTGGTATTACTTCACCCAGTTGGGCACCAGTATATGATGTTGAGGTGTACAGTGAAACGACTGATAGTTGGAATCTGGTAGCACCATTGTCACTACAAGGGGGTGTAAGGGATTTGGGCATAACTACCTGTTGTGGAAAAATCTTCGTATTCGGTGGTAGAACTGGACACTGTACTCTATGTGACCAGAGTCATATCACAGATGCTGTTCAATGTTACGACCCTACCCGAAATGTGTGGACTTTTGTTGCACCGTTACCAAATCCAATGCAAAGTGTGATGGCATGTACAGTTAACTGTAAGATCTATTTGGTTGGAGGGCAGTTAGCACATGTTCTGTGCTATGATCCTCTGGAAGAATGCTATGTGAGAATGACTGGTCGACTAGCCCCATGGTGTGCATGTGGTGCCACTGTGTGTGGCTCTGACATCTACATCATTGGTGGCTGTGACAGAAAGTATTCACTCAGTGAAactgatgatgacgatgattaTGAGGAGGTTTCCCATGCTGCAGTCCAATGTTATAATGTGCCGAGTGATACCATGATTTTACTGAAGGAATTCCCACTTCCAATCTCTGAGCACATCAGTTTAACAATACCAAAACTATAA
- the LOC118431398 gene encoding kelch-like protein 24 isoform X2 codes for MDDSESVDGSLTTEVSETLGETDERVDGGLECDDSDWHPATFLQRLHELRSEGHMLDVTLCAEGKEIPCHRLVLSAFAEYFHAMFRGGHNESKKDKIEIGGVSAVALQLLVDYAYTSKITVTADNVQSLYEAANMLQVKGVEDRCEEFLTDELSSETCLVTWVLADKVSCKRLLEKAKFCSLKYFEEVCTTEEFLELPVDILKAYLSDSGLHAKKEEQVLEVIMRWAGHDLQQRQRHVKALLECVRFSHVEQDYLKGILKKDRTLSSVPGVKELIQDQSMHARPRHIHQEEILVLGGVKHVMQPEEENNKDIYRLSLNCDCVDISPLPESVVKINGYEACAVNNDVVITVAQSLSECKVWQYKPSLNSCTQLGNLVRKERHLHSVVALQGQVYVVGGITSPSWAPVYDVEVYSETTDSWNLVAPLSLQGGVRDLGITTCCGKIFVFGGRTGHCTLCDQSHITDAVQCYDPTRNVWTFVAPLPNPMQSVMACTVNCKIYLVGGQLAHVLCYDPLEECYVRMTGRLAPWCACGATVCGSDIYIIGGCDRKYSLSETDDDDDYEEVSHAAVQCYNVPSDTMILLKEFPLPISEHISLTIPKL; via the coding sequence ATGGACGACAGTGAGTCTGTGGACGGCAGTCTGACTACAGAAGTCAGTGAGACCCTTGGTGAGACGGACGAGAGAGTGGACGGTGGACTTGAGTGTGACGACTCTGACTGGCATCCAGCCACTTTCCTACAGCGGTTACATGAGCTCAGGTCTGAGGGTCACATGTTGGATGTGACTCTGTGTGCTGAAGGGAAGGAGATCCCCTGTCACCGCCTAGTCCTGTCAGCCTTTGCTGAGTACTTCCATGCCATGTTCCGCGGAGGCCACAATGAGAGTAAGAAGGACAAGATAGAGATAGGAGGGGTCAGTGCAGTGGCACTACAGCTGCTAGTGGACTATGCGTACACATCCAAAATCACAGTCACCGCTGATAATGTCCAGTCACTGTATGAGGCAGCTAACATGCTGCAGGTAAAGGGTGTTGAGGACAGGTGTGAAGAGTTTCTGACAGACGAGTTGAGCTCTGAGACATGTTTGGTAACTTGGGTACTGGCAGACAAGGTGTCGTGTAAACGATTGCTAGAGAAGGCAAAATTCTGTTCTCTAAAATACTTTGAAGAAGTCTGCACAACAGAGGAGTTCCTTGAGCTACCTGTGGACATTCTGAAAGCGTACCTCTCAGATAGTGGCCTTCATGCTAAGAAAGAGGAACAAGTGTTGGAAGTGATCATGCGCTGGGCTGGACACGATCTTCAACAGCGACAAAGACATGTCAAGGCGCTCCTTGAGTGTGTTCGTTTCTCACACGTGGAACAAGACTACCTGAAGGGCATTCTGAAGAAAGACAGAACATTGTCAAGTGTTCCTGGAGTCAAGGAACTGATACAGGATCAGTCTATGCACGCTAGACCTCGTCACATCCATCAAGAGGAAATTCTTGTTCTAGGTGGCGTCAAACATGTCATGCAACCAGAGGAAGAGAATAACAAGGACATATACAGACTAAGCCTCAACTGTGATTGTGTTGACATTTCTCCATTGCCCGAATCAGTTGTGAAAATCAACGGATATGAAGCTTGTGCTGTTAACAATGATGTTGTTATAACAGTGGCTCAGTCACTTTCTGAATGCAAAGTATGGCAGTATAAACCCTCTCTCAATTCTTGTACTCAGCTGGGAAACCTTGTTAGGAAAGAGAGACATTTGCATAGTGTAGTAGCTTTACAGGGACAAGTGTATGTAGTTGGTGGTATTACTTCACCCAGTTGGGCACCAGTATATGATGTTGAGGTGTACAGTGAAACGACTGATAGTTGGAATCTGGTAGCACCATTGTCACTACAAGGGGGTGTAAGGGATTTGGGCATAACTACCTGTTGTGGAAAAATCTTCGTATTCGGTGGTAGAACTGGACACTGTACTCTATGTGACCAGAGTCATATCACAGATGCTGTTCAATGTTACGACCCTACCCGAAATGTGTGGACTTTTGTTGCACCGTTACCAAATCCAATGCAAAGTGTGATGGCATGTACAGTTAACTGTAAGATCTATTTGGTTGGAGGGCAGTTAGCACATGTTCTGTGCTATGATCCTCTGGAAGAATGCTATGTGAGAATGACTGGTCGACTAGCCCCATGGTGTGCATGTGGTGCCACTGTGTGTGGCTCTGACATCTACATCATTGGTGGCTGTGACAGAAAGTATTCACTCAGTGAAactgatgatgacgatgattaTGAGGAGGTTTCCCATGCTGCAGTCCAATGTTATAATGTGCCGAGTGATACCATGATTTTACTGAAGGAATTCCCACTTCCAATCTCTGAGCACATCAGTTTAACAATACCAAAACTATAA